In Solobacterium moorei, a single genomic region encodes these proteins:
- a CDS encoding alpha/beta fold hydrolase: MIEKIYETRSGNIHYWINDNKSKLEYTLVFLPGLTADHRLFEQQLEYMKDKYRVFVWDAPGHAASYPFELDFDLFNEVKWLDEILDKEGIENPVIIGQSMGGYLGQIYAELFPHKLKGLVMIDSPSLQRRYYTVIELWLLKVVGPIYQIYPWKSLLKVGSDGVSTMTYGKQLMLEMMKVYDGDKKRYASLAAHGYQCLADAVEKNLSYEPQCPNLVICGKEDHAGSCIRYLKAYEKYTGKSVEWIDNAGHNSNADQPDIMNQLIEKFIHNIK, translated from the coding sequence ATGATTGAAAAAATATATGAAACAAGATCAGGAAATATCCATTATTGGATAAATGATAATAAGTCTAAGTTGGAATATACACTGGTCTTTTTGCCGGGATTAACAGCAGACCATAGATTATTTGAGCAGCAACTAGAGTATATGAAAGATAAATATAGGGTATTTGTTTGGGATGCGCCTGGACACGCGGCATCCTATCCTTTTGAACTAGATTTTGATTTATTTAACGAAGTAAAGTGGCTAGATGAAATATTGGATAAAGAAGGAATTGAAAATCCAGTTATCATTGGTCAATCAATGGGTGGATATTTAGGACAAATTTACGCTGAATTATTTCCCCATAAATTGAAGGGACTTGTGATGATAGATTCACCATCTTTACAAAGAAGGTATTATACTGTAATTGAACTATGGCTATTAAAAGTTGTAGGACCTATTTATCAGATTTATCCATGGAAATCATTGTTAAAAGTTGGTTCAGATGGTGTTTCCACGATGACATATGGAAAGCAGTTAATGCTCGAAATGATGAAAGTGTATGATGGTGATAAAAAACGATATGCTAGCCTCGCTGCACATGGATACCAATGTTTGGCTGATGCAGTGGAAAAGAATTTATCGTATGAACCACAATGTCCAAATCTAGTAATTTGTGGAAAAGAAGATCATGCAGGCTCGTGTATACGTTATTTAAAAGCGTATGAGAAATATACAGGAAAGTCTGTAGAGTGGATTGACAATGCAGGACATAATTCCAATGCAGATCAACCGGACATCATGAATCAATTGATTGAGAAGTTTATTCATAACATTAAATAA